The Shewanella sp. KX20019 genome window below encodes:
- the lptG gene encoding LPS export ABC transporter permease LptG: protein MRILDLYIAKVLISSSSLSLLILTGLSGIIKWVDQLRLVGRGTYSMIDAGIYVLFLIPRDIEMFFPMAVLLGALIGMGMLASNSELVVMQSSGLSRLQIAMSAMKTAIPLMILVMLLSEFVAPVAERRAKEIQRTELSGGSIIESSRGIWAKDGDLFVNIGGVIDTNHLRDITLYEFADTTNLTSTVHAETAEYKDEYWQLYQVRRTSLKNDQVVLTNLAEDKWISSLTPEKLSVVSVKPESLSIQGLVDYLDYLKNNNQAAARYELALWRKLMQPVTIAVMMLVALSFVFGPLRTVTMGARVLLGVVAGFSFYICSEVFGPLSIVYGLPAFISAGMPAVIFSAGALYYIRK, encoded by the coding sequence ATGAGGATCCTAGATCTCTATATCGCTAAAGTACTCATTAGTAGCTCTTCATTATCGTTGCTGATTTTGACTGGGCTCTCTGGCATTATTAAGTGGGTTGATCAGCTTCGACTCGTTGGCCGCGGTACCTATAGCATGATAGATGCGGGTATCTATGTACTGTTTTTGATCCCCCGCGACATCGAAATGTTTTTCCCTATGGCCGTGCTGCTAGGGGCATTGATCGGGATGGGGATGCTGGCATCAAACTCTGAATTGGTGGTCATGCAGTCATCTGGTTTGTCACGCTTGCAGATTGCCATGTCTGCCATGAAAACTGCTATTCCGTTGATGATTTTGGTGATGTTGCTGTCAGAATTTGTGGCGCCTGTAGCTGAGCGACGGGCGAAAGAAATTCAACGTACCGAGTTATCTGGCGGTAGTATAATCGAATCTAGCCGAGGCATTTGGGCTAAAGATGGTGACCTATTCGTTAATATTGGCGGTGTTATCGATACCAATCATTTACGTGATATTACCCTTTACGAATTTGCTGATACGACCAACCTGACCAGTACTGTACACGCCGAAACTGCGGAGTATAAAGATGAATATTGGCAGCTCTACCAGGTAAGACGAACATCGTTAAAGAACGATCAAGTGGTACTAACCAACCTTGCTGAAGATAAGTGGATCTCGTCGCTGACTCCGGAAAAGTTAAGCGTGGTGTCTGTTAAACCTGAGTCGTTATCAATTCAAGGTTTGGTGGACTATTTAGATTATCTAAAGAATAACAATCAAGCAGCTGCACGTTATGAACTGGCGTTATGGCGCAAGTTGATGCAGCCAGTAACGATAGCGGTGATGATGTTAGTGGCACTGTCTTTTGTCTTTGGTCCGTTAAGAACGGTGACCATGGGCGCAAGGGTATTACTAGGGGTTGTTGCTGGTTTTAGTTTCTATATTTGCAGCGAGGTATTTGGGCCGTTAAGCATTGTTTATGGCTTGCCTGCATTCATTAGCGCGGGTATGCCTGCGGTGATCTTTAGCGCCGGCGCCCTGTATTATATCCGCAAATAA
- a CDS encoding carboxypeptidase M32: protein MNQPANKNYARLCEHFQSISHFEHLGALGDWDQAAMMPVGGGEVRGAAMAELAKHIHSLKTATMLAPTIAEAELEELNWQQKANLREIRYQYQQANIVPGSLVEAKTKAAYRCEQAWREQRNQNDWQGFKPNLESVLALAKEEADIRAAALNISPYDALLDKFEPGMTSGRLEQIFGGLKSWLPGLIEQVQDKQKHQARYAIPHAASDAQALFSRDVMTLLGFDFNHGRLDTSSHPFCGGVASDVRLTTRYDEADFTSGLMGVVHETGHAKYEQGLPLDWRGQPAGLARSMAIHESQSLFCEMQLGRGSAFLALLQPKLKQRLDCNLSHDQLLNIYSRVTPGNIRVDADEVTYPCHILLRFEAEKALVSNQLAVSDLPDFWSAQMQSLLGINTDGDYKNGCMQDIHWAVGEMGYFPSYTLGAMYAAQFRVAMEQQLGSVETLIANGELSSVMGWLNDNIWSKGSLLTTDELALQATGETLNPAHFKQHLIQRFSA from the coding sequence ATGAATCAACCTGCAAATAAGAACTATGCACGTCTTTGTGAACACTTCCAAAGCATTAGTCATTTCGAGCATTTAGGTGCCCTTGGTGATTGGGATCAAGCAGCGATGATGCCTGTCGGTGGCGGGGAAGTAAGAGGCGCCGCGATGGCAGAACTTGCCAAGCATATCCATTCACTAAAAACGGCAACCATGCTAGCGCCTACCATTGCAGAAGCCGAATTAGAAGAGCTTAATTGGCAGCAAAAAGCCAACCTAAGAGAGATCCGTTACCAGTACCAGCAAGCCAATATTGTCCCGGGCAGCCTAGTCGAAGCGAAAACAAAAGCCGCTTACCGCTGTGAGCAAGCTTGGCGAGAGCAGCGTAATCAAAACGACTGGCAAGGCTTTAAGCCCAATCTTGAAAGTGTGTTAGCGCTAGCAAAAGAGGAAGCAGATATCCGCGCAGCGGCTCTGAATATCTCCCCCTATGATGCGCTGTTAGATAAGTTTGAACCGGGTATGACCTCTGGCAGACTAGAGCAAATATTTGGTGGTCTGAAAAGCTGGCTTCCAGGGCTAATTGAACAGGTGCAAGACAAGCAGAAACACCAAGCTCGTTATGCTATTCCCCATGCAGCGAGTGATGCACAAGCGCTATTTAGTCGAGATGTAATGACACTGCTTGGGTTTGATTTTAACCACGGCAGACTAGACACCAGCAGCCACCCATTTTGCGGTGGTGTTGCCAGCGATGTTCGCCTGACAACACGTTACGATGAAGCTGATTTTACCAGTGGATTAATGGGCGTAGTACATGAAACAGGACATGCAAAATACGAGCAGGGCCTGCCTCTTGACTGGCGCGGACAACCCGCTGGGCTTGCGCGTTCTATGGCGATTCATGAAAGCCAGAGCCTATTCTGTGAGATGCAACTCGGGCGGGGCAGTGCATTTTTAGCGCTACTGCAACCTAAGTTAAAGCAACGACTAGATTGTAATCTCAGTCACGATCAGCTACTCAACATCTATTCTCGGGTAACTCCGGGTAACATCAGAGTGGATGCAGATGAAGTGACCTACCCTTGCCATATCTTACTGCGATTTGAAGCTGAAAAGGCCTTAGTCAGTAACCAGCTTGCCGTTAGTGACCTGCCAGATTTTTGGTCCGCACAGATGCAATCGCTGTTAGGGATCAACACCGACGGTGATTATAAGAATGGTTGCATGCAGGACATTCATTGGGCGGTTGGCGAGATGGGGTATTTCCCCAGTTATACGCTAGGTGCGATGTACGCTGCGCAGTTTAGAGTGGCAATGGAGCAGCAGTTGGGCTCAGTTGAAACTCTAATAGCCAACGGAGAGCTTTCATCTGTCATGGGTTGGCTCAATGACAATATTTGGTCAAAGGGCAGTTTACTCACAACCGACGAACTCGCACTTCAAGCGACGGGTGAAACACTCAATCCAGCGCACTTTAAGCAACATTTAATTCAACGATTCAGTGCATAG
- the pepA gene encoding leucyl aminopeptidase — translation MEFSVKSGSPEKQRSACIVVGVYEPRRLSGIAEQLDKISEGYISNLLRRGDLEGKPGQMLLLHHVPNVLSERVLLVGCGKERELDERQYKQIITKTINTLNETGSMEAVCFLTELHVKGRDTYWKVREAVESTQNSLYSFDALKTRKGETRRPLRKLVFNVPTRRELAVGERAIEHGMAVSAGMHLCRDVANMPPNICNPAYLASQARQIAETTENLTVTTVGEEQMEKLGMNSYLAVGRGSDNESVMTIMEYKGAVDNTQKPIVLVGKGLTFDSGGISLKPGEGMDEMKYDMGGAAGVIGAMKALCDMQLPINVIGILAGCENMPSSNAYRPGDILTTMSGQTVEVLNTDAEGRLVLCDVLTYVERFDPELVVDTATLTGACVIALGKHASGLFSGHNPLAHELLNAGEQSGDRAWRMPLWDEYQEHLESPFADMTNLGGRPAGSITAACFLSRFAKKYNWAHLDVAGTAWNSGANKGSTGRPVPLLTQFLINRAGVDQGE, via the coding sequence ATGGAGTTTAGCGTAAAGAGCGGTAGCCCAGAGAAACAACGCTCAGCTTGTATCGTCGTAGGGGTATACGAGCCAAGACGCTTGTCCGGTATCGCCGAACAGTTAGATAAAATTAGTGAAGGCTACATAAGCAATCTACTTCGTCGTGGCGATTTAGAGGGTAAGCCTGGCCAGATGTTGTTACTACATCATGTGCCCAATGTGCTTAGCGAACGTGTTCTTTTGGTCGGTTGTGGTAAAGAGCGAGAGCTAGACGAACGCCAGTACAAGCAAATTATCACTAAAACCATCAATACCTTGAACGAAACGGGTTCAATGGAAGCTGTTTGCTTTCTCACTGAACTGCACGTCAAGGGACGCGATACGTACTGGAAAGTGCGTGAAGCTGTCGAAAGCACTCAAAACAGTCTTTATAGCTTTGACGCATTAAAAACCCGTAAAGGCGAGACTCGTCGTCCTTTACGAAAATTAGTATTCAACGTACCGACTCGACGCGAATTAGCCGTAGGTGAACGCGCGATTGAACATGGTATGGCGGTCTCAGCTGGTATGCATCTTTGCCGCGACGTAGCAAACATGCCACCCAATATCTGTAACCCAGCTTACCTTGCATCACAGGCTCGCCAAATAGCAGAAACCACTGAAAACCTAACGGTGACAACAGTGGGTGAAGAGCAGATGGAAAAGCTAGGAATGAATTCATACCTAGCTGTAGGCCGTGGTAGTGATAACGAATCCGTTATGACCATCATGGAATACAAGGGCGCTGTCGATAATACCCAGAAGCCAATTGTACTGGTCGGTAAAGGGTTAACCTTCGACTCCGGTGGTATTTCATTGAAACCAGGCGAAGGCATGGATGAGATGAAGTATGACATGGGCGGCGCAGCTGGTGTTATTGGTGCAATGAAAGCCTTGTGTGATATGCAGCTTCCTATCAACGTTATCGGTATTCTGGCTGGCTGTGAAAACATGCCTTCAAGTAATGCTTATCGTCCTGGTGATATTTTGACAACCATGTCAGGTCAAACAGTTGAAGTATTAAATACCGATGCTGAAGGTCGCTTAGTGTTATGTGATGTATTAACTTACGTCGAGCGATTTGATCCAGAACTGGTCGTCGACACAGCAACCTTAACCGGTGCATGTGTTATCGCACTTGGTAAGCACGCGTCAGGTCTGTTTTCTGGTCATAACCCATTAGCGCATGAGCTACTTAATGCTGGTGAGCAAAGTGGTGACAGAGCGTGGCGCATGCCGTTATGGGATGAGTACCAAGAGCACTTAGAGAGCCCATTTGCCGATATGACAAACTTGGGTGGACGTCCTGCAGGTTCAATTACTGCCGCATGCTTCTTATCTCGTTTTGCTAAGAAGTATAACTGGGCACATTTAGATGTTGCCGGTACCGCTTGGAATAGTGGCGCGAATAAGGGTTCAACTGGCCGTCCAGTACCTTTGCTAACTCAGTTCTTGATTAACCGCGCAGGCGTTGATCAAGGCGAGTAA
- the lptF gene encoding LPS export ABC transporter permease LptF, translated as MIVFRYLIREVLKAQIAVLLVLLAIFISQHFVRVLADASDGEFPASLVMTLLGLNMPFLIVLVLPLSLFLGILLAHGRMYSENEMVILHGVGISEWYITRVTLLLAVTNMIFTGFLSIYVTPWAEERQNQVLEHAQSEAGLAALTQGRFQTSPNGRAVLFVERIGRDNKLDKVFVAQLPDPEDESGLANVVVARSGKVVEDATGGQRLQLEDGVQYQGSPKRVDYQVVEFGGYQMQIKEQEGGERRRKLSAMPIGQLMDIDSPEATAEFHWRLAIPLAIPLMTLIAVPMARVNNRQGKFAKMFPAILLYLGYFGLMVAGRKSLEDGVIPEFLGMWWIHASALAIGMLLLGKERPTGAKLSGVFKRKKVSNT; from the coding sequence GTGATTGTATTTAGATATCTGATTCGAGAAGTTTTAAAGGCGCAAATAGCAGTACTTTTGGTGCTGTTAGCTATTTTTATTAGCCAACATTTCGTGCGAGTACTCGCTGACGCCTCTGATGGCGAGTTTCCTGCTTCCCTAGTAATGACATTGCTAGGGCTCAATATGCCGTTCCTCATCGTTTTAGTGCTTCCTCTGAGTCTATTTTTGGGGATTTTGCTGGCTCATGGACGCATGTATTCAGAAAACGAGATGGTTATTTTGCATGGTGTTGGCATTAGTGAGTGGTATATCACACGTGTCACCCTACTGCTTGCAGTGACAAATATGATCTTCACTGGTTTCTTGTCGATATATGTCACTCCTTGGGCTGAAGAGCGGCAAAACCAGGTACTAGAGCACGCCCAGTCTGAAGCGGGTCTTGCAGCATTAACCCAAGGTCGTTTCCAAACCAGCCCTAATGGTCGCGCGGTATTATTTGTCGAGCGCATCGGTCGAGACAATAAGCTCGATAAGGTGTTTGTAGCACAGCTGCCGGACCCCGAGGATGAATCAGGCTTAGCCAACGTGGTGGTTGCACGTTCGGGGAAAGTGGTTGAAGACGCAACAGGTGGACAAAGATTACAGTTAGAAGATGGCGTGCAATACCAAGGAAGTCCTAAACGTGTTGACTACCAAGTGGTTGAGTTTGGTGGTTATCAGATGCAGATTAAAGAGCAGGAGGGCGGCGAGCGCAGACGTAAGTTGTCGGCTATGCCTATTGGTCAATTAATGGATATTGATTCGCCTGAAGCAACGGCTGAATTTCATTGGCGTTTAGCAATACCTTTAGCGATCCCATTGATGACTCTGATTGCAGTACCTATGGCGCGAGTAAATAACCGCCAAGGTAAATTTGCCAAGATGTTTCCCGCCATTTTACTCTATTTGGGCTATTTCGGCCTAATGGTTGCTGGCCGTAAGTCATTAGAAGACGGGGTGATCCCTGAATTCTTAGGGATGTGGTGGATCCATGCCTCGGCGCTGGCCATTGGCATGCTTTTGCTTGGAAAAGAGCGGCCCACAGGGGCTAAATTGTCTGGTGTGTTTAAACGCAAAAAGGTGTCAAACACATGA
- a CDS encoding OB-fold-containig protein, with product MVSFLLNQDNLPYTISLCIVFVLGMVESLSLVIGASFLGLLDDWTPNDNSADVAGVTGLVGWLCISRLPLLIWFVLALLSFAIAGFSLNYFSLSWFDSLLPQAISLPLSLLLMGFSCHFLGSKLADILPKNESSAVSVEDLNGCVGILTIGKAVLGNPSEALVKDDYMQKHYVLVEPDEVGVEFLTGTQVVLLKRKGRVWSAAKLDS from the coding sequence ATGGTTTCATTTCTGTTAAACCAAGATAATTTACCTTACACCATTTCGCTGTGTATCGTATTTGTACTCGGAATGGTAGAAAGCTTATCGCTCGTCATTGGTGCCAGCTTTTTGGGCTTACTCGATGATTGGACGCCAAATGACAACAGCGCTGATGTTGCTGGCGTTACCGGACTTGTTGGTTGGCTTTGCATCAGTCGACTGCCACTACTCATTTGGTTTGTCCTAGCGCTATTGAGTTTTGCTATTGCAGGCTTTTCACTCAACTACTTCTCTCTCAGCTGGTTTGATAGCCTGCTGCCTCAAGCTATTTCTCTGCCATTATCGCTGTTGTTAATGGGCTTTAGCTGCCATTTTCTCGGAAGCAAACTAGCTGATATTCTGCCAAAGAATGAATCTTCTGCTGTATCAGTTGAAGATCTCAACGGCTGCGTTGGCATCTTGACGATCGGAAAAGCAGTGCTGGGCAACCCGAGTGAAGCATTGGTTAAGGATGATTATATGCAGAAACACTATGTGTTAGTGGAGCCAGATGAAGTTGGTGTCGAGTTTCTAACGGGTACCCAAGTGGTGTTACTGAAGCGAAAAGGGCGCGTTTGGAGTGCCGCAAAGCTTGATTCTTAA
- a CDS encoding DJ-1/PfpI family protein has product MARILIIAGDFVEDYELMVPFQALQMVNHEVVVVCPGKQIGDTIKTAIHDFEGDQTYTEKPGHLFSINGDFETTLAYDFDALLLPGGRAPEYLRLNPKVIELIQLFVGENKPVAAVCHGAQLLSAAKVIEGKRISAYPACAPEVTQAGAEYVDIEVTEALTDGQFVTAPAWPAHPAWLAQFNALLS; this is encoded by the coding sequence ATGGCTAGAATACTGATAATTGCCGGTGATTTTGTTGAAGATTATGAACTGATGGTGCCATTTCAAGCACTTCAAATGGTTAATCATGAAGTTGTTGTAGTGTGTCCTGGTAAACAGATAGGTGACACTATCAAAACGGCGATACATGACTTTGAAGGCGATCAAACCTACACCGAAAAACCTGGTCACTTGTTTAGTATTAATGGAGACTTTGAAACCACGCTAGCTTATGACTTTGATGCGCTATTGCTGCCAGGGGGGAGGGCACCAGAGTACTTGCGTTTGAATCCCAAAGTGATTGAATTAATACAATTATTTGTCGGTGAGAATAAGCCTGTTGCAGCAGTTTGCCATGGTGCGCAGCTGCTTAGCGCTGCAAAGGTTATTGAAGGTAAGAGAATATCGGCCTATCCAGCTTGTGCACCTGAAGTGACTCAAGCGGGCGCAGAGTATGTTGATATTGAAGTGACCGAAGCACTGACTGATGGGCAGTTTGTGACTGCACCTGCATGGCCTGCTCATCCAGCCTGGTTAGCGCAATTTAATGCACTGTTAAGCTAG
- a CDS encoding ribbon-helix-helix domain-containing protein encodes MCELYSGAEAELFELKTRSIRIDGVVTSIRLEAIFWQLIEQIAEEDQLTVAVFLTRIYREVILKQAKITNFASLLRVACTTYLNNGKRLVLASKAEVDFYSAVAE; translated from the coding sequence ATGTGTGAACTCTATTCTGGCGCTGAAGCCGAATTGTTTGAGCTGAAAACCCGCTCTATTAGAATCGATGGCGTGGTTACCAGCATTCGTCTTGAAGCTATATTTTGGCAACTTATCGAACAGATAGCCGAAGAGGATCAGCTTACCGTCGCAGTATTTCTTACTCGGATTTATCGAGAGGTTATTTTAAAACAAGCTAAGATCACTAACTTTGCCTCTTTGCTTAGAGTTGCTTGTACAACCTATCTTAATAATGGCAAGCGACTGGTTTTAGCGTCTAAAGCTGAAGTCGATTTTTATAGCGCTGTAGCTGAGTAA
- a CDS encoding RDD family protein: protein MPNSDHANFPRAGFVKRCGAITYDLLLAVAVYMVAGALGFGVFTALVSTGLIDMAGQEHVSELLNSNALYKGLYQFWIALCVGLFYISFWSYGGQTLGMRAWRLKIQHPNGQNLSMITAAARLVWSLLGIGNLWILINGDKLALQDMMTRSEVVELSKEANQMRNWRGV, encoded by the coding sequence ATGCCCAATAGCGATCACGCCAACTTTCCAAGAGCGGGATTCGTTAAGCGCTGCGGCGCAATAACTTACGATTTACTCCTTGCTGTAGCGGTCTACATGGTAGCTGGAGCCTTAGGTTTTGGTGTTTTCACTGCACTAGTGTCTACCGGTCTCATTGATATGGCAGGACAAGAACATGTGTCAGAACTTCTAAACAGCAATGCCTTGTATAAAGGGCTCTATCAATTCTGGATCGCACTGTGTGTCGGTTTGTTCTACATCAGCTTCTGGAGCTATGGTGGTCAAACACTCGGTATGCGCGCATGGAGACTTAAGATCCAACACCCTAATGGCCAAAATCTCAGCATGATTACCGCCGCAGCTAGACTCGTTTGGTCATTATTGGGCATTGGCAATTTATGGATCTTGATTAATGGCGATAAACTCGCGCTACAAGATATGATGACACGTTCAGAAGTGGTTGAACTATCGAAAGAAGCCAACCAGATGCGTAACTGGCGAGGCGTGTAA
- a CDS encoding DUF2960 domain-containing protein, translating to MATRITYKFKGKAKEINFAYDKFHDIYEAVAAEEGVDLTRYLMMEQQIEMTSKGSSAVRDFRNKEFARFGFSDIYYIKDDPKAR from the coding sequence ATGGCAACAAGAATCACCTATAAGTTCAAGGGTAAAGCGAAAGAGATAAACTTTGCCTATGACAAATTTCACGACATATACGAAGCGGTAGCGGCTGAAGAAGGGGTTGATTTAACGCGATACCTTATGATGGAACAGCAAATTGAGATGACATCAAAAGGCTCATCTGCGGTGAGAGATTTTCGCAACAAAGAGTTTGCCAGATTTGGTTTTAGCGATATCTATTACATTAAAGATGATCCAAAAGCGCGTTAA
- a CDS encoding flotillin family protein, which produces MEPVQEIAANFGGSFVLIIAASVLLGMLVIGLIFAKLYCRATKEMAFVRTGFGGEKIIKDGGAIVLPVLHETTVVNMNTLRIEVEKTQKDALITRDRMRVDVKADFYLRVAPNAEGISMAAQTLGTRTTRVEELKKLMESKFVDVLRAVAAEMSMTEMHEQRADFVQRVQNNVANDLEKNGLELESVSLTGFDQTDLQFFNENNAFDAEGRARLAKIIEEKRKETNDIEQENRIKIEQRNLEAEKQSLEIEKTEEEARLVQQQALEFKRAEQKAEILKQQEQKTREEREAEIAKERAIETAQIEKTKDIETREIEKRKAIEQSRIQQQRDIEVAEQDKQIAVAAKSEEESAARAKAADAEKLKVEKEEAVITTRQVAEANRRKEIEVIDARKEAEREAVGVTVEAEAEKRAAEDRSSAILIEAKAAADAKKLSAEADEKVYAVDAAGKQALHEAENVLSDEQIALQRSLAILASLPEIIKESVKPLENIEGIKILQGYGAGSMSTSGTVDTAVTQQGGIAEQVTTAALNYRANGPVVDAMLQELGLVDAKTGSLSELLKGNNNLTEQALNIPKVEKDGLDGHSHKPRTEAELN; this is translated from the coding sequence ATGGAACCAGTGCAAGAGATAGCCGCTAACTTTGGTGGTAGTTTTGTTTTGATTATTGCTGCCTCAGTTTTATTGGGAATGCTAGTGATAGGACTGATATTTGCCAAGTTGTACTGCCGAGCAACAAAAGAGATGGCATTTGTAAGGACTGGCTTCGGCGGAGAAAAAATAATTAAAGATGGCGGCGCGATTGTGTTGCCAGTGCTGCACGAAACCACTGTCGTGAACATGAATACCTTACGTATTGAGGTGGAAAAAACTCAAAAAGACGCTTTAATCACCCGAGATCGCATGCGTGTTGATGTTAAAGCTGACTTTTATTTACGTGTTGCTCCCAATGCTGAAGGGATCTCAATGGCGGCACAGACTCTTGGTACCAGAACGACGCGGGTCGAAGAGCTTAAAAAGTTAATGGAGAGTAAGTTTGTTGATGTACTGCGTGCCGTAGCTGCGGAGATGAGCATGACTGAAATGCACGAGCAGCGTGCAGACTTTGTGCAGCGAGTGCAAAATAATGTTGCTAATGACCTAGAGAAAAACGGTTTGGAACTTGAGTCTGTATCCCTCACCGGCTTTGACCAAACGGATCTACAATTCTTTAATGAAAATAATGCATTTGATGCGGAAGGTCGTGCTCGCTTAGCCAAAATAATTGAAGAGAAACGCAAAGAAACCAACGATATTGAGCAAGAAAACCGTATTAAAATCGAGCAGCGTAACCTCGAAGCAGAAAAGCAATCGCTTGAAATCGAAAAGACGGAAGAGGAAGCAAGGCTGGTTCAGCAGCAAGCACTTGAGTTTAAACGTGCTGAGCAAAAAGCTGAGATTTTAAAGCAGCAAGAGCAAAAAACACGTGAAGAGCGTGAGGCTGAGATTGCTAAAGAGCGTGCTATTGAAACAGCCCAAATTGAAAAAACTAAAGATATCGAAACCCGTGAAATTGAAAAACGTAAAGCCATTGAGCAATCACGTATTCAACAGCAACGCGATATTGAAGTTGCTGAGCAGGATAAGCAAATAGCGGTCGCGGCTAAGTCAGAAGAGGAATCCGCAGCACGTGCAAAAGCCGCTGACGCTGAAAAGCTCAAAGTTGAAAAAGAGGAAGCGGTTATTACGACCCGTCAGGTGGCGGAAGCTAATCGTCGTAAAGAGATTGAAGTCATCGATGCGCGTAAAGAGGCCGAGCGCGAAGCGGTGGGGGTTACTGTTGAAGCTGAAGCTGAAAAACGCGCCGCAGAAGACAGATCAAGTGCGATCCTAATTGAGGCAAAGGCTGCGGCAGACGCGAAAAAGTTAAGTGCTGAAGCTGACGAGAAAGTTTACGCTGTAGATGCAGCGGGTAAGCAAGCTTTGCATGAAGCTGAAAATGTATTGAGTGACGAACAGATTGCCTTGCAGCGCTCATTAGCGATTTTGGCGTCTCTCCCTGAGATAATTAAGGAGTCGGTTAAGCCACTCGAAAATATCGAAGGGATTAAAATTTTACAGGGCTATGGGGCAGGTAGCATGAGTACGTCTGGTACTGTGGATACCGCTGTAACTCAGCAAGGTGGGATCGCTGAGCAAGTTACTACCGCAGCACTAAACTATCGTGCCAATGGTCCAGTTGTCGATGCAATGTTGCAAGAACTCGGCCTAGTTGATGCTAAAACGGGGAGTTTGAGTGAGTTGTTGAAGGGCAATAATAACCTCACGGAACAGGCCTTAAACATCCCTAAAGTAGAAAAAGATGGCTTAGATGGCCATTCTCATAAACCGAGAACGGAAGCTGAACTTAACTAA
- a CDS encoding GNAT family N-acetyltransferase has product MKLRSIEIADWPIILEIQLECYPQIEPESLAVLQSKWLVSPQSCFGLEFNNQVVGYCLAHPWIANSPPSLDQQVGAVKAANTLYLHDIALSAKAQGKGAGRLVLSKLKLFAQQHGYATISLVAVLGADSYWQQQGFITHAIDKDLSGYPSDACYMIYTL; this is encoded by the coding sequence ATGAAATTACGCAGTATAGAAATCGCTGATTGGCCAATCATCCTTGAGATCCAACTGGAGTGTTACCCTCAAATCGAGCCTGAATCGTTAGCGGTTTTGCAAAGCAAATGGCTAGTGTCACCACAATCTTGTTTCGGTCTTGAGTTTAACAATCAAGTCGTGGGTTATTGCTTGGCGCACCCTTGGATAGCCAACAGCCCACCTTCGTTGGATCAGCAAGTGGGTGCAGTCAAAGCGGCCAACACCCTGTATCTACACGATATAGCGCTGTCAGCTAAGGCACAAGGTAAAGGGGCTGGACGCCTAGTATTGAGTAAGTTAAAACTGTTTGCCCAACAACATGGTTATGCCACTATCAGTCTCGTAGCCGTATTGGGGGCTGATAGTTACTGGCAACAGCAAGGCTTCATCACACACGCTATCGATAAAGATCTCAGCGGCTATCCAAGCGACGCCTGTTATATGATTTATACCTTGTAG